A single Fusobacterium perfoetens ATCC 29250 DNA region contains:
- the rpsH gene encoding 30S ribosomal protein S8 yields MFLTDPIADMLTRIRNANAVMHEKVDVPYSNLKLTLAKILKDEGYIANYKVITDENIKNIRIYLKYEGKERVIKGLKRISKPGRRVYAQVDELPRVLSGLGIAIVSTSKGIVTDRVARKENVGGEILAFVW; encoded by the coding sequence ATGTTTTTAACAGATCCAATCGCAGATATGTTAACAAGAATCAGAAACGCTAACGCAGTTATGCATGAGAAAGTTGATGTTCCATATTCTAACTTAAAACTTACATTAGCTAAGATTTTAAAAGATGAAGGATATATAGCTAACTATAAAGTAATAACTGATGAAAATATAAAAAATATAAGAATATATTTAAAATACGAAGGAAAAGAAAGAGTAATTAAGGGATTAAAAAGAATTTCTAAACCAGGTAGAAGAGTTTATGCTCAAGTTGATGAGTTACCAAGAGTTCTTTCAGGTTTAGGAATAGCAATTGTATCTACTTCAAAAGGAATTGTTACAGATAGAGTAGCAAGAAAAGAGAATGTAGGTGGAGAAATCCTTGCATTCGTATGGTAA
- the rpsN gene encoding 30S ribosomal protein S14, translated as MAKKSMIARDVKRAALCDKYAAKRAELKKRVLEGDTEAMFELNKLPVNSSAVRQKNRCQIDGRPRGFMREFGISRVKFRQLAGAGLIPGVKKSSW; from the coding sequence ATGGCTAAAAAGTCAATGATCGCTAGAGATGTTAAAAGAGCGGCACTTTGTGATAAATATGCAGCTAAAAGAGCTGAATTAAAGAAAAGAGTGTTAGAGGGAGATACTGAAGCAATGTTTGAATTAAACAAATTACCAGTAAACTCTTCAGCTGTTAGACAAAAAAATAGATGTCAAATTGATGGAAGACCAAGAGGATTCATGAGAGAATTTGGAATTTCAAGAGTTAAATTTAGACAATTAGCAGGTGCAGGATTAATTCCTGGAGTAAAAAAATCATCTTGGTAA
- the rplE gene encoding 50S ribosomal protein L5, translated as MSKYISRYHKLFDEVIKENLMKELDLKNVMECPTLEKIIVNMGVGEATQNAKLMEAAMNDLAIITGQKPVERRAKKSEAGFKLRENQAIGAKVTLRKERMYDFLDRLINVVLPRVRDFEGVPTNSFDGRGNYSLGLRDQLVFPEIEFDKVEKLQGMSITIVSSAKTDEEGRALLKAFGMPFKK; from the coding sequence GTGTCTAAATATATTTCTAGATATCATAAATTATTTGATGAAGTAATCAAAGAAAATTTAATGAAAGAGTTAGACTTAAAAAATGTAATGGAATGTCCAACTCTAGAAAAAATAATAGTAAATATGGGAGTTGGAGAAGCAACTCAAAATGCTAAATTAATGGAAGCAGCAATGAATGATTTAGCAATAATAACTGGACAAAAACCAGTAGAAAGAAGAGCTAAAAAATCAGAAGCTGGATTTAAATTAAGAGAAAATCAAGCAATCGGTGCAAAAGTTACTTTAAGAAAGGAAAGAATGTATGATTTCCTTGATAGATTAATAAATGTTGTACTTCCAAGAGTTAGAGACTTTGAAGGAGTTCCAACAAATTCATTTGATGGAAGAGGAAACTATTCTTTAGGATTAAGAGATCAATTAGTTTTCCCTGAAATAGAATTTGATAAAGTTGAGAAATTACAAGGTATGTCTATCACAATAGTATCTTCTGCTAAAACTGATGAAGAAGGAAGAGCTTTACTTAAGGCTTTCGGAATGCCTTTTAAAAAGTAA
- the rplX gene encoding 50S ribosomal protein L24, giving the protein MAKPKVKFVPASLHVKTGDTVYVISGKDKGKTGKVLKVFPKKGKVVVEGVNVVTKNLKPSQVNPQGGVVTKPAPMFSSKVMLFDAKAGKPTRVGYKVVDGKKVRYSKVSGEVL; this is encoded by the coding sequence GTGGCTAAACCTAAAGTAAAATTTGTTCCAGCATCATTACATGTAAAAACTGGAGATACAGTTTATGTAATATCTGGTAAAGATAAAGGAAAAACAGGAAAAGTATTAAAAGTATTCCCTAAAAAAGGAAAAGTAGTAGTTGAGGGAGTAAATGTAGTAACTAAGAACTTAAAACCATCTCAAGTGAACCCACAAGGTGGAGTTGTTACTAAACCAGCTCCAATGTTCTCATCAAAAGTAATGTTATTTGATGCAAAAGCAGGAAAACCAACAAGAGTTGGATATAAAGTTGTAGATGGAAAAAAAGTTAGATACTCAAAAGTGTCTGGTGAAGTTCTATAA
- the rplN gene encoding 50S ribosomal protein L14 yields the protein MVQQQTILNVADNSGAKKIMVIRVLGGTKKRFGKIGDIVVASVKEAIPGGNVKKGDVVKAVIVRTRKELRREDGSYIKFDDNAGVIINNNNEPKATRIFGPVARELRAKNFMKIVSLAPEVI from the coding sequence ATGGTACAACAACAAACTATCCTTAATGTTGCAGACAACTCAGGTGCTAAAAAGATAATGGTTATCAGAGTACTTGGTGGAACTAAAAAAAGATTTGGAAAAATCGGAGACATAGTTGTAGCATCAGTAAAGGAAGCAATACCTGGTGGTAACGTTAAAAAAGGTGACGTAGTTAAAGCTGTCATCGTTAGAACAAGAAAAGAATTAAGAAGAGAAGATGGATCATATATAAAATTTGATGATAACGCAGGTGTTATAATCAACAATAATAATGAACCTAAAGCAACAAGAATTTTTGGACCTGTTGCAAGAGAATTAAGAGCTAAAAACTTTATGAAAATAGTATCTCTTGCTCCAGAAGTAATATAG
- the rpsQ gene encoding 30S ribosomal protein S17: MRNDRKVREGVVVSDKMDKTIVVAIATMVLHPIYKKRVKKTTKFKAHDENNVAQVGDRVRIMETRPLSRDKRWRLVEVLERAK, translated from the coding sequence TTGAGAAACGATAGAAAAGTAAGAGAAGGTGTAGTTGTTTCTGATAAAATGGATAAAACAATAGTTGTTGCAATAGCTACAATGGTTTTACATCCAATTTATAAAAAAAGAGTTAAGAAAACAACTAAGTTTAAAGCCCACGATGAGAATAATGTAGCTCAAGTTGGTGATAGAGTAAGAATAATGGAAACTAGACCATTATCAAGAGACAAAAGATGGAGATTAGTTGAAGTTTTAGAAAGAGCAAAATAA
- the rpmC gene encoding 50S ribosomal protein L29: MKAKDIREMSTEDLVVKCKELKEELFNLKFQLSLGQLTNTARIREVRREIARMNTILNER; this comes from the coding sequence ATGAAAGCTAAGGATATAAGAGAAATGTCTACTGAAGACTTAGTGGTTAAGTGTAAAGAACTTAAAGAAGAATTATTCAATCTAAAATTTCAACTTTCATTAGGACAATTAACTAACACTGCTAGAATCAGAGAAGTTAGAAGAGAAATTGCTAGAATGAATACAATATTAAATGAAAGATAA
- the rplP gene encoding 50S ribosomal protein L16, whose amino-acid sequence MLMPKRTKHRKMFRGRMKGSAQRGNTVAFGDYGLQALEPAWITNRQIEACRVGINRTFKREGKTFIRIFPDKPITARPAGVRMGKGKGAVEGWVCVVKPGRMMFEVSGVSEELALAALRKASMKLPIKCKIVKKENGGEN is encoded by the coding sequence ATGTTAATGCCTAAAAGAACAAAACATAGAAAAATGTTTAGAGGAAGAATGAAAGGTTCTGCTCAAAGAGGAAATACTGTAGCATTTGGAGATTATGGATTACAAGCTTTAGAACCAGCTTGGATAACAAATAGACAAATAGAAGCATGTAGAGTTGGAATAAATAGAACATTTAAGAGAGAAGGAAAAACATTTATAAGAATATTCCCTGATAAACCAATTACAGCTAGACCAGCTGGAGTGAGAATGGGAAAAGGTAAAGGAGCAGTTGAAGGTTGGGTTTGCGTAGTAAAACCTGGAAGAATGATGTTTGAAGTTTCTGGTGTAAGTGAGGAATTAGCATTAGCAGCTTTAAGAAAAGCTTCTATGAAATTACCTATTAAATGTAAAATAGTAAAAAAAGAGAATGGCGGTGAGAATTAA
- the rpsC gene encoding 30S ribosomal protein S3: MGQKVDPRGLRLGITRTWDSNWYADKKEYVKYFHEDVKIREFVKKNYFHAGISKVNIERTSPSQVVVIIHAAKAGIVIGRKGAEIEELRVKLEALTGKKVLVKVLEVKNFNRDAVLVAENIAGSIEKRVAYKRAANQAIMRAMKSGAKGIKVMISGRLNGAEIARAEWMVEGKVPLHTLRADIDYATATAHTTYGALGIKVWIFNGEVLPTKKEGGEA; this comes from the coding sequence GTGGGACAAAAAGTAGACCCTAGAGGATTAAGACTTGGAATAACAAGAACTTGGGACTCTAACTGGTATGCAGATAAAAAGGAATATGTAAAATATTTCCATGAAGATGTAAAAATCAGAGAGTTCGTAAAGAAAAATTATTTCCATGCTGGGATATCAAAAGTTAATATAGAAAGAACATCACCTTCACAAGTAGTTGTAATAATTCATGCAGCTAAAGCTGGAATTGTTATTGGTAGAAAAGGTGCTGAAATAGAAGAATTAAGAGTAAAATTAGAAGCTTTAACTGGAAAAAAAGTATTAGTTAAAGTATTAGAAGTTAAAAACTTTAATAGAGATGCTGTATTAGTAGCAGAAAATATAGCTGGATCAATTGAAAAAAGGGTAGCATACAAAAGAGCTGCTAATCAAGCTATAATGAGAGCTATGAAATCAGGAGCAAAAGGAATTAAAGTTATGATTTCAGGAAGATTAAATGGAGCAGAAATAGCAAGAGCTGAATGGATGGTAGAAGGAAAAGTACCTTTACATACATTAAGAGCTGATATAGATTATGCTACTGCAACAGCTCATACAACATATGGAGCATTAGGAATAAAAGTATGGATATTTAACGGAGAAGTACTTCCAACTAAGAAAGAAGGAGGGGAAGCGTAA
- the rplV gene encoding 50S ribosomal protein L22, with translation MEVKASTRFVRMSPRKARLVADLVRGKSALEALDILEFTNKKAARIIKKTLASAIANATHNAKLDDEKLVISTIMINDGPALKRMSPRAMGRADIIRKPTAHVIVGVSEK, from the coding sequence GTGGAAGTAAAAGCAAGTACTAGATTCGTGAGAATGTCTCCAAGAAAAGCTAGATTAGTAGCTGACTTAGTGAGAGGAAAATCAGCTCTAGAAGCACTAGATATATTAGAATTTACAAATAAAAAAGCAGCTAGAATTATAAAGAAAACTTTAGCATCAGCAATAGCTAATGCTACACATAATGCAAAACTAGATGATGAAAAATTAGTTATATCTACAATAATGATCAATGATGGACCAGCTCTTAAGAGAATGAGTCCTAGAGCAATGGGAAGAGCAGATATAATAAGAAAACCAACAGCTCATGTTATCGTTGGAGTATCTGAGAAGTAG
- the rpsS gene encoding 30S ribosomal protein S19: MARSLRKGPFCDHHLMKKVEDAKANNNLKAVIKTWSRRSTIFPNFIGLTFGVYNGKKHIPVYVTEQMVGHKLGEFAPTRTYHGHTKGK, encoded by the coding sequence ATGGCAAGATCACTTAGAAAAGGACCTTTTTGTGATCATCATCTAATGAAAAAGGTTGAAGATGCTAAGGCAAACAATAACTTAAAAGCAGTTATAAAAACTTGGTCAAGAAGATCAACAATATTCCCTAACTTCATAGGATTAACTTTTGGAGTTTATAATGGAAAAAAACATATACCAGTATATGTAACTGAACAAATGGTTGGACATAAATTAGGAGAATTTGCACCTACAAGAACTTATCATGGACATACAAAAGGTAAATAA
- the rplB gene encoding 50S ribosomal protein L2: protein MAIKKMKPTSDGVRHMSRLVVPELSKARPEKSLTVPLKSAYGIDNFGHRTNVNRQKGHKRLYRIIDFKRNKLDVPATVKSIEYDPNRTANIALLYYADGAKAYILAPKGLKVGDVVMNGSNAEIKPGNALKLKDMPVGAQIHNIELQVGKGGQLVRSAGTAARLVAKEGTYCHVELPSGELRLIHGECTATIGEVGNAEHNLVSIGKAGRNRLMGRRPHVRGSAMNPCDHPHGGGEGKATVGRKSPLTPWGKPALGVKTRGRKVSDKFIVRRRNDK, encoded by the coding sequence ATGGCTATTAAAAAGATGAAACCAACAAGTGATGGAGTTAGACACATGTCTAGACTTGTTGTGCCTGAATTAAGTAAAGCAAGACCTGAAAAGTCTTTAACTGTGCCTTTAAAATCTGCATATGGAATAGATAACTTTGGACACAGAACAAATGTTAATAGACAAAAAGGTCATAAAAGATTATATAGAATAATTGATTTTAAAAGAAATAAATTAGATGTTCCTGCAACTGTTAAATCAATAGAATACGATCCAAACAGAACAGCAAATATCGCATTATTATATTATGCAGATGGAGCTAAAGCATATATATTAGCACCTAAAGGTTTAAAAGTAGGAGACGTTGTAATGAACGGATCAAATGCTGAAATAAAACCTGGAAATGCATTAAAATTAAAAGATATGCCAGTTGGAGCACAAATTCATAATATTGAATTACAAGTAGGAAAAGGTGGACAATTAGTAAGATCTGCTGGAACAGCTGCAAGACTTGTTGCTAAAGAAGGAACTTATTGCCACGTTGAGTTACCATCAGGAGAACTTAGATTAATACATGGAGAATGTACAGCTACTATTGGAGAAGTAGGAAATGCTGAACATAACCTAGTTTCAATCGGAAAAGCAGGAAGAAATAGACTTATGGGAAGAAGACCTCATGTTAGAGGATCTGCAATGAACCCTTGTGACCACCCTCATGGAGGAGGAGAAGGAAAAGCTACTGTAGGTAGAAAATCACCATTAACTCCTTGGGGTAAACCAGCTCTTGGTGTTAAAACAAGAGGAAGAAAAGTATCTGATAAGTTTATCGTAAGAAGAAGAAACGATAAGTAA
- the rplW gene encoding 50S ribosomal protein L23, translating to MTAYDIIRKPLITEKTELLRREHNKYTFEVNRKANKIEIKKAVEEIFNVKVAEVATVNIKPVTKRHGMKLYKTQAKKKAIVKLASGTISYFKEA from the coding sequence ATGACAGCTTATGATATCATAAGAAAACCTCTAATCACTGAAAAAACTGAGCTTCTAAGAAGAGAGCATAATAAATATACTTTTGAAGTGAATAGAAAAGCAAATAAAATTGAAATAAAAAAAGCTGTAGAAGAAATATTCAACGTTAAAGTTGCTGAAGTTGCTACAGTAAATATAAAACCTGTAACAAAAAGACATGGTATGAAATTATATAAAACTCAAGCTAAAAAGAAAGCAATAGTAAAATTAGCTTCTGGAACAATTTCTTACTTTAAAGAAGCATAA
- the rplD gene encoding 50S ribosomal protein L4 — MAVLNIYNLAGAQTGTVEVKDSIFGIEPNKVVLHEVLTAELAAARQGSACTKTRAMVRGGGRKPFKQKGTGRARQGTIRAPHMVGGGVVFGPTPRSYEKKVNKKVRVLALKSALSVKCANGDIVVLDGVVETPKTKTIVALTKELNATTKQMFVVNDLTTANDYNLFLAARNLENAVVFQPSELGIYWLLKQNKVIITKEALATIEEVLG; from the coding sequence ATGGCAGTTTTAAACATATATAACTTAGCAGGAGCACAAACTGGAACTGTTGAAGTTAAGGATTCTATATTTGGAATAGAGCCAAATAAAGTAGTTCTTCACGAAGTTCTTACTGCAGAACTAGCAGCTGCTAGACAAGGAAGTGCTTGTACTAAGACAAGAGCTATGGTTAGAGGAGGAGGAAGAAAGCCATTTAAACAAAAAGGTACTGGTAGAGCTAGACAAGGTACAATCAGAGCTCCACATATGGTAGGTGGAGGAGTTGTTTTTGGACCAACACCTAGAAGCTATGAGAAAAAAGTTAACAAAAAAGTTAGAGTTTTAGCTCTTAAATCAGCACTTTCTGTAAAATGTGCAAATGGAGACATCGTTGTATTAGATGGTGTTGTAGAAACTCCAAAAACTAAAACAATAGTTGCTTTAACAAAAGAATTAAATGCAACAACAAAACAAATGTTTGTAGTAAACGATTTAACTACAGCTAATGATTACAATTTATTCTTAGCTGCTAGAAACTTAGAAAATGCAGTTGTTTTCCAACCAAGTGAATTAGGAATTTATTGGTTATTAAAACAAAATAAAGTAATTATTACAAAAGAAGCATTAGCTACAATTGAGGAGGTGCTTGGATAG
- the rplC gene encoding 50S ribosomal protein L3, which produces MSGILGKKIGMTQIFEDGKFVPVTVVEAGPNFVLQKKTVENDGYTALQLGFDEKKEKNSTKPMMGIFNKVGVKPLRFVKEVKVDTVEGYELGQEIKVDVLNGVEYVDITGTSKGKGTSGVMKRHGFGGNRASHGVSRNHRLGGSIGQSSWPGKVLKGLRMAGQYGNTTVTVQNLKVVKLDVENNVILIKGAVPGAKNGYLVVRPAIKK; this is translated from the coding sequence ATGTCAGGAATTTTAGGAAAAAAAATCGGAATGACTCAAATCTTTGAAGATGGTAAGTTCGTTCCAGTAACAGTTGTAGAAGCTGGACCAAACTTTGTTCTACAAAAGAAAACAGTTGAAAATGATGGATATACAGCATTACAACTTGGTTTTGATGAGAAGAAAGAAAAAAATTCTACTAAACCTATGATGGGAATCTTCAATAAAGTTGGAGTAAAACCATTAAGATTCGTAAAAGAAGTTAAAGTTGATACTGTTGAAGGTTACGAATTAGGACAAGAAATTAAAGTAGATGTTTTAAATGGTGTCGAATATGTAGATATCACTGGAACATCAAAAGGAAAAGGAACTTCAGGTGTTATGAAGAGACATGGTTTTGGTGGAAACAGAGCATCTCACGGGGTTTCAAGAAACCATAGACTAGGAGGGTCAATAGGACAATCATCATGGCCTGGAAAAGTTCTTAAAGGATTAAGAATGGCTGGACAATATGGAAATACTACAGTTACAGTTCAAAACTTAAAAGTAGTTAAATTAGATGTTGAAAACAATGTAATCTTAATAAAAGGTGCAGTACCAGGTGCTAAAAATGGTTACCTTGTAGTAAGACCAGCTATAAAGAAATAA
- the rpsJ gene encoding 30S ribosomal protein S10 translates to MMANKLRIYLKAYDHMLLDQSAKKIAEVAEKSGAEIVGPMPLPTKIKKYTVLRSVHVNKDSREQFEMRIHRRMVEIKNSTQKTISSLTAVNLPAGVGIEIKQA, encoded by the coding sequence ATAATGGCTAACAAATTAAGAATCTATTTAAAAGCTTATGATCATATGTTATTAGATCAATCAGCTAAGAAAATAGCAGAAGTTGCAGAAAAGTCTGGTGCTGAAATAGTAGGACCTATGCCACTACCAACAAAAATAAAAAAATACACTGTATTAAGATCAGTACATGTAAACAAAGATTCAAGAGAGCAGTTTGAGATGAGAATTCACAGAAGAATGGTTGAAATCAAAAACTCTACTCAAAAAACAATATCATCATTAACAGCGGTTAACTTACCAGCTGGTGTTGGAATTGAAATTAAACAAGCGTAA
- a CDS encoding RnfABCDGE type electron transport complex subunit B, with protein MNNEILMAVVILGITGLAMGLFLAFASKKFEVKVDERVEKISACLPGANCGGCGFPGCGGYADAIVNKGAKLNMCAPGGPAVAEKIGEIMGVKVEASTGDKVVAKVLCQGNHDNVSMKYNFRGDIKTCAAANIYAGGEKSCQYACLGLGDCVKVCPVNAIKVVNGVATIDPKICVSCGACKNVCPKNVIAMLPEKNIVTVTCSSKDKGVDAKKNCKVACIGCGMCAKACPKEAITVENNLAKIDPSKCVNCGLCELKCPTLAILNLRHPNGHGVRKPNPAPATPKPEIKKETKEEVK; from the coding sequence ATGAATAATGAAATTTTAATGGCCGTAGTAATCTTAGGAATAACAGGATTAGCTATGGGATTATTTTTAGCTTTTGCCTCTAAAAAATTTGAGGTTAAAGTAGATGAGAGAGTTGAAAAAATATCTGCATGTTTACCAGGAGCAAACTGTGGAGGATGTGGATTCCCAGGATGTGGAGGATATGCAGATGCTATTGTAAATAAAGGAGCTAAACTTAATATGTGTGCACCTGGAGGTCCTGCTGTAGCAGAAAAAATAGGTGAGATAATGGGTGTTAAAGTAGAAGCTTCTACAGGAGATAAAGTAGTAGCAAAAGTACTTTGTCAAGGAAATCATGATAATGTTTCTATGAAATATAATTTTAGAGGAGATATTAAAACATGTGCTGCAGCTAATATATATGCTGGTGGTGAAAAATCATGTCAATATGCATGTTTAGGACTAGGTGATTGTGTAAAAGTATGTCCAGTTAATGCTATTAAAGTAGTAAATGGAGTGGCTACAATAGATCCTAAAATATGTGTTTCATGTGGAGCATGTAAAAATGTATGTCCTAAAAATGTTATAGCAATGTTACCAGAAAAAAATATAGTAACAGTAACATGTTCTTCAAAAGATAAAGGAGTAGATGCTAAGAAAAATTGTAAAGTTGCTTGTATAGGATGTGGAATGTGTGCTAAAGCTTGTCCAAAAGAAGCTATTACAGTAGAAAATAATTTAGCAAAAATTGATCCTTCAAAATGTGTAAATTGTGGTTTATGTGAATTAAAATGTCCTACTTTGGCAATACTTAACTTAAGACATCCAAATGGACATGGAGTTAGAAAACCAAATCCAGCTCCAGCAACACCTAAACCAGAAATAAAAAAAGAAACAAAAGAAGAAGTTAAATAA
- the rsxA gene encoding electron transport complex subunit RsxA: MDFGKLFSIIITSIFIQNYVFGKVLGICPYMGVSKKVESSIGMGMAIIFVITISSGITWTIYQYMLVPFGLEYLQTIMFILIIASLVQFVEMAIQKLSPNLYNALGVYLPLITTNCVVLGVAILNIQEGYNFIETIFNGFGAAVGFSLALLLLAGIRERIEYSDIPEPFKGVPIAFLTASCLAMAFMGFSGMQI; this comes from the coding sequence ATGGATTTTGGAAAATTATTTAGTATAATTATAACTTCTATCTTTATCCAAAACTATGTTTTCGGTAAAGTATTAGGAATTTGTCCATATATGGGAGTTTCTAAAAAAGTAGAATCTTCTATTGGAATGGGAATGGCAATAATATTTGTCATAACAATATCTTCAGGTATAACTTGGACTATATATCAATATATGTTAGTTCCATTTGGATTAGAATATTTACAAACAATAATGTTCATATTAATAATAGCATCATTGGTTCAATTTGTTGAAATGGCTATTCAAAAGTTATCACCTAATTTATACAATGCTTTAGGAGTGTATTTACCATTAATAACTACTAACTGTGTTGTTTTAGGAGTTGCTATTTTAAATATTCAAGAAGGATATAACTTTATAGAAACAATTTTCAATGGATTTGGTGCAGCTGTAGGATTCTCTTTAGCTTTATTATTACTAGCAGGAATAAGAGAAAGAATAGAATATTCTGATATCCCAGAACCATTTAAAGGAGTGCCAATTGCATTTTTAACAGCAAGTTGTTTAGCTATGGCATTTATGGGATTTAGTGGAATGCAAATATAA
- a CDS encoding RnfABCDGE type electron transport complex subunit E: MSKSKLGIVINSMIKENPVLVLLLGLCPTLGTSTSAINGMSMGLATTAVLIFSNIIISLIKKAIPDKVRIPAFIMVIASLVTVVQMLMEAYTPDVYKVLGLYIPLIVVNCIVLGRAESFASKNSVIDSMFDGIGSGLGFTLALTILGIIREILGNGTIFNMTIVPASWQPALIFILPPGGFMTIACVIAYQNYLKQKKGA; the protein is encoded by the coding sequence ATGAGTAAAAGTAAATTAGGAATAGTAATAAATAGTATGATAAAGGAAAACCCAGTATTAGTATTACTATTAGGATTATGTCCAACATTAGGAACTTCAACTTCAGCAATAAACGGAATGTCAATGGGACTTGCAACAACAGCAGTTTTGATATTTTCAAATATAATTATTTCTTTGATAAAAAAAGCAATACCAGATAAAGTTAGAATACCAGCTTTTATTATGGTTATTGCCTCTCTAGTAACAGTTGTTCAAATGTTAATGGAAGCTTATACTCCAGATGTATATAAAGTTTTAGGACTTTATATTCCATTAATTGTTGTTAACTGTATTGTATTAGGAAGAGCTGAAAGTTTTGCTTCTAAAAATAGTGTTATAGATTCTATGTTTGATGGAATAGGTTCTGGATTAGGATTTACTTTAGCACTAACAATATTAGGAATAATTAGAGAAATTTTAGGTAATGGAACTATCTTTAATATGACTATAGTTCCTGCTTCTTGGCAACCAGCTTTAATTTTCATATTACCTCCTGGAGGATTTATGACAATAGCTTGTGTTATCGCTTATCAAAATTATCTAAAACAAAAGAAGGGGGCATAG
- a CDS encoding RnfABCDGE type electron transport complex subunit G gives MERNRFIHFGAVLLIIAAISAGTLAFVNGMTKGVIAQNNINAANNARKEVLPVAEKFDETQKIEKEGLEFIPGFDGTNQKVGYVVIVTQGGYGGNIVFSLGVDLNGKITGLKVMNHQETPGLGAKITGSEWQALWIGRDKDYQFNKSVDAFAGATVSPSSVYAGIQRALSVYAEVNK, from the coding sequence ATGGAAAGAAATAGATTTATACATTTTGGAGCTGTATTGTTAATAATAGCAGCCATTTCAGCTGGAACCCTAGCATTTGTAAATGGAATGACTAAAGGAGTAATTGCTCAAAATAATATTAATGCAGCAAATAATGCTAGAAAAGAAGTACTTCCTGTTGCTGAAAAATTTGATGAAACTCAAAAAATAGAAAAGGAAGGGTTAGAATTCATTCCAGGATTTGATGGAACAAATCAAAAAGTTGGATATGTTGTAATAGTAACACAAGGAGGATATGGAGGAAATATTGTATTCTCTTTAGGTGTTGATTTAAATGGAAAAATAACAGGATTAAAAGTAATGAATCATCAAGAAACTCCAGGATTAGGAGCAAAAATAACTGGTAGTGAATGGCAAGCTTTATGGATAGGAAGAGATAAAGATTATCAATTTAATAAATCTGTAGATGCTTTTGCTGGAGCAACTGTTTCACCAAGTTCTGTTTATGCAGGGATTCAAAGAGCTTTATCAGTTTATGCGGAGGTGAATAAATAA